The Halomonas sp. HAL1 genome segment GGCAGTATTTGAGATCGTGAGCGTAGTCACCCGTAGGCTCGCAGCTTACAGCTGCATTGTGGGCAGGTGCTTGCACTGACCTGCATAATAGCCGCATTAATGGCCGTCATGCTAGTGGAAGCCTCTCGGACCATGGTCTCTTGCTGGGTCAGGCGCTGGTCCATTAGGTCGGCGTAGTGGGACACTTCCGCCGAAGCAATCGCGGTACTGCTGGCGCGATTCATCAATCGGTAGGCCATGGCGCGCAGCGAACGGTAATCACGCAGAGATTTGAAGCCACGCTGGTACTGCTCAAGGCGCCGCTGATCGGCGCGATATACACGCTCAAAAGCCGTTAACAGCATTGCACCGCCCCCCAATGCGGCACATAACAGAGCGACATGAATCCAAACGCCGCCTAGAGCGGCAAGACCAACCGACAACGCCATCATCAGCACTGGAACCAGCAATAGCAGTACACTCATGAGCAGTACTCTTTTATTGATGTTGTTGAGTATCAAACAGCATTAGTAAGGAGGTTTAACTCTCCTTTGTGCTTAATCTTAACGGGTTATGCTAATGAAAGAAGTAGCACTTTGGGGGAAGACGGAAAGCGCATAAGCCCTTGGCCATCATTGGATTAGCGCCGTGCAAATGAATATAAGCACTGCAATGAATGAGAATATCCCTTACTCTCTTTATCCTGACACTCCTACACCCTATGGAATCCATGCTAAAGCGCTATTTACCCATTTTGATGTGGCTCCCCCACTATCATAAACGACTGTTAGGGGCCGACCTCTTGGCAGGACTGATCGTCACGGTGATGGTCATCCCTCAGTCGCTTGCCTATGCGCTGTTGGCAGGGCTACCTGCGGTAGTTGGGCTGTACGCCAGCATTCTGCCGCAAGTGGTTTACACCCTGTTTGGGACGAGTAAAACACTGGCGGTGGGGCCAGTGGCAATAATCGCGCTTATGACTGGAGCTGCTCTCTCGTCGGTGGCACCGGCGGGTACCGACACCTATATACAGGCTGCACTAATACTGTCGCTACTCTCCGGGGGCATGCTGGTGGTAATGGGCCTGCTTAAAATGGGTTTTTTCAGTAACTTCCTAAGTCACCCGGTTATCTCCGGCTTCTTAACGGCATCGGGCATTTTGATCGCGGCTAGTCAACTTGGCAGCTTGCTGGGGATTGAAAGCAGTGGTTTCACTCTTGTGGAGCGCCTGATCACACTCGTGCCCAATTTATCTACCTACCACTTACCCACTTTACTGATTGGCGGCGGCACTCTCCTATTTTTGATTGTGCTACGACGCCACGGTAAAACCGCTCTGCACAAAGTAGGCTTTCCCCTTACTTTAGCGGACTTGGTTGCCAAAGCAGGGCCGGTATTCGCTGTCGTTATCACCACATTAATAACGTGGCACTGGCAATTAGCGGAATCCGGCGTTGCCGTAGTGGGCAATATCCCAAGTGGTTTGCCCGCGCTGAGTTTTCCCTGGGGAGACTATTCGCTCTGGCGGGCTTTATTGATTCCTGCGCTGCTGATTAGCCTGGTCGGCTTTGTGGAGTCGGTTTCCATGGGCCAAATGCTCGCCGCCAAACGGCGCCAGCGCATTTCACCGAACCAGGAGTTAGTGGGTCTGGGGGCCAGCAACCTTGCCGCTGGTTTATCAAGTGGCATGCCGGTAACCGGCGGCCTTTCTCGCACGGTGATTAACTACGACGCAGGTGCCCAAACCCCTGCCGCTGGCGCCTTTGCGGCTTTGGGTATTGCTCTGGTTACTATGTCATTTACCGGCTGGCTCTATTACCTACCCATTGCGACGCTAGCCGCGACGATCACCGTTTCCATCTTAACGCTCGTGGATATCCCCATGCTGCGTCAGACCTGGCGCTACTCCCGGAGCGATTTTGCTGCGATGGCGGTGACTATCGTGCTCACCCTGTGCGAAGGCGTCGAAGCGGGTATTATCAGCGGTGTTACTCTCTCAATTGCGCTATTTCTTTACCGTACCAGCCGCCCCCACAGCGCCTTGGTAGGCCGCGTCCCCGGCACTGAACACTTTAGAAACACGACCCGCCATGATGTGGAAACCGTCAATAACGTGGCGCTGCTACGAATAGATGAAAGCCTCTATTTTGCTAATGCCCGCTACTTGGAAGATACCGTATATAACCTCGTCGCCAGCCATCCAGAGCTCGAACACGTGGTGCTAATCTGCTCAGCGGTCAATCTGATCGATGCCTCTGCACTCGAGAGCCTGGATGCGATCAACGCACGTTTGAAAGACTCCGATGTGAAGCTGCATTTATCCGAAGTTAAAGGCCCGGTGATGGATCAGCTCAAAAAGAGTGACTTCCTGGATGCGCTAACTGGACGGGTATTTCTGAGTACTTACGCTGCTTGGCGAGAGTTTTCCTAGCGCGTTCATCAAACTATCACTTTAAAAGCCAGGCTATCGCCTGGCTTTTTTGTATCTATTCACTAACAACGTGAGTCGCTTCAGATAACGGCATTGACAGCTACCCAGCGGCTTCTCTACTATCAGCCGACCACTTTGCAAAACACAATACCGCATAGCAAAACAAAAAGTAACGGAACGTAACTACCAACGTCATCACAACCACAATAAAGGAGCATCATAATGCGTCCATTAGCTCACCACCTACTCGTTGTCGCCCTACCTCTCTCATTACTCGGGGCTTCAATTAGCCATGCAAGTGAGGTGGAACTACCCAGCACCATGGCCTGGACCGCCTACGGCACCAACTCTAGTGGCTACGCTCAAGCTGTCGCCATTGGCAACATGCTGCAAAATAAATACGACTCGTCGGTACGTATCCTGCCGGGTGATAACGACGTGTCACGTATGACACCGCTCAAGCAGGGGCGAGTTGATCTTTGCGCTTGCGGCATTGCCAGCTACTACGGCGCGGAAGGCGTGATGATGTTTGCTGACCGCGACTGGGGCCCTCAGCCGTTACGCGTTATCACTACATCGACAGCCTCATTTGGCCTATCACTTGCGGTCGCAGGTGACTTAGAAGTTGAAACGCCGGCTGATCTGGCAGGCAAACGTATCGCCTATATCCGCGGTGATGATGCCCTTAATAAAGGCACCGAGGCGTATCTCGCTTTTGGCGGTTTGACCTGGGACGACGTAGAGCGGGTTGATTATCCCGGCTACGGGCGCTCGTTCGACGGCATTATCGCCGGGGATGTAGACGCCTCGTTCACCACCACCGTGACACCACCCGCCCAGCAGCTTGCCAGCAGTCCGCGCGGCATTAGCTGGCCAGTGCTGGACCCGGAAGATGAAGCAGGCTGGGAGCGTATGGCGGCCGTTGCACCCTATTTCCGACCTCATGAAGTTACCGCAGGCGCAGGCGGTATTAGCGCTGAAAATCCAGTGCCCAGCGCCAGCTACCCTTACCCCATCGTAGTGGCCAATCAGGATCTGGAAGACAACGTCGCGTATGGTCTGATCAAAGCGATGCAGGAAAATTTTGACGACTATAAAGACAATGCTCCAGGCGCACTTGGCTATGCCCTAGAGCAACAAGATCTGCAGTGGGTAGTCCCGTTTCACGATGCAGTCGTGGAGTACTACAAAGAGGTCGATGTGTGGACTGATGAAATGCAGGCGCATCAAGACAATCTCGTTGAGCGTCAGAACGTGCTGTTAAGTGCTTGGGAAGACTTTATGCAAGATGCGCCCAGTGATGATGAAGCATTTACTGCCGACTGGATGGAAGCCCGTGCCACCGCATTAAACGATGCCGGCTTCGAACCGATCTTCGAGTAAGACTCCACGGGGCGGCGTTCGCCGCCCCTTGCTGATTGACGGATGTCCCAATGACCACAGAAACCGCACCTGCTAATACTCAGCAGGTTAAAGAAA includes the following:
- a CDS encoding SulP family inorganic anion transporter, giving the protein MLKRYLPILMWLPHYHKRLLGADLLAGLIVTVMVIPQSLAYALLAGLPAVVGLYASILPQVVYTLFGTSKTLAVGPVAIIALMTGAALSSVAPAGTDTYIQAALILSLLSGGMLVVMGLLKMGFFSNFLSHPVISGFLTASGILIAASQLGSLLGIESSGFTLVERLITLVPNLSTYHLPTLLIGGGTLLFLIVLRRHGKTALHKVGFPLTLADLVAKAGPVFAVVITTLITWHWQLAESGVAVVGNIPSGLPALSFPWGDYSLWRALLIPALLISLVGFVESVSMGQMLAAKRRQRISPNQELVGLGASNLAAGLSSGMPVTGGLSRTVINYDAGAQTPAAGAFAALGIALVTMSFTGWLYYLPIATLAATITVSILTLVDIPMLRQTWRYSRSDFAAMAVTIVLTLCEGVEAGIISGVTLSIALFLYRTSRPHSALVGRVPGTEHFRNTTRHDVETVNNVALLRIDESLYFANARYLEDTVYNLVASHPELEHVVLICSAVNLIDASALESLDAINARLKDSDVKLHLSEVKGPVMDQLKKSDFLDALTGRVFLSTYAAWREFS
- a CDS encoding TAXI family TRAP transporter solute-binding subunit is translated as MRPLAHHLLVVALPLSLLGASISHASEVELPSTMAWTAYGTNSSGYAQAVAIGNMLQNKYDSSVRILPGDNDVSRMTPLKQGRVDLCACGIASYYGAEGVMMFADRDWGPQPLRVITTSTASFGLSLAVAGDLEVETPADLAGKRIAYIRGDDALNKGTEAYLAFGGLTWDDVERVDYPGYGRSFDGIIAGDVDASFTTTVTPPAQQLASSPRGISWPVLDPEDEAGWERMAAVAPYFRPHEVTAGAGGISAENPVPSASYPYPIVVANQDLEDNVAYGLIKAMQENFDDYKDNAPGALGYALEQQDLQWVVPFHDAVVEYYKEVDVWTDEMQAHQDNLVERQNVLLSAWEDFMQDAPSDDEAFTADWMEARATALNDAGFEPIFE